One genomic region from Henningerozyma blattae CBS 6284 chromosome 2, complete genome encodes:
- the MRPL19 gene encoding mitochondrial 54S ribosomal protein uL11m (similar to Saccharomyces cerevisiae MRPL19 (YNL185C); ancestral locus Anc_2.70), with translation MSSPKNSLIKLIVGAGKAAPTPPVGPALGSKGVKAIDFCKQFNAKTEAYLPDTPIPVLITVRPDRSFKFELKSPPTGFLLLKALGKEKGHGKTNILNNEGTLGELSLKHVYEIAKIKKTDTRHSTLPLEGISKSVVGVARSMGIKIVP, from the coding sequence ATGTCTTCtccaaaaaattcattaatcaaattaattGTAGGAGCTGGTAAAGCCGCCCCAACTCCACCAGTAGGTCCAGCATTAGGTTCCAAAGGTGTTAAAGCAATTGATTTCTGCAAACAATTCAACGCAAAAACTGAGGCCTATCTTCCAGATACACCGATCCCAGTACTGATTACAGTAAGACCTGATagatcttttaaatttgaattgaaatCTCCTCCAACAgggtttttattattaaaggcACTTGGCAAAGAAAAGGGACATGggaaaacaaatattttaaataatgaaggAACTTTGGgagaattatcattaaaacACGTTTATGAAATTGctaagataaaaaaaactgatACAAGACATAGCACACTACCATTAGAAGGTATTAGCAAATCGGTAGTAGGTGTGGCAAGAAGTATGGGCATTAAAATAGTACCTTAG
- the UBP10 gene encoding ubiquitin-specific protease UBP10 (similar to Saccharomyces cerevisiae UBP10 (YNL186W); ancestral locus Anc_2.69) yields the protein MAAQDTIKPLVDRILANPLAFMTAKNTAGTSSEVNSNYIIIGAKSKNEDRSNDAKVSHADLSDTLEDIDTGANESMKNKYHKKNLPKSMAEALAMYSQTPITKKAVYSSKKAAKNKNDTNDDILLSDTDVNETQNNASVNGAINATVSSSSSEDEEIFHEAREYATSPATDSSETGNLNNVNVNVNKILNTHHIQKTSNNQELSTDFTEDLGEDLGEDIGEDLGEDIDKASHEDDNENISEDLGLSTGTQSAQQLRVMNSTIETNTEGNAETSSNEDKEGEEATDDIEDEAEDDDEDFNEDVNNLSSTVSEQSQEDSIKISTKTEDDMDIDDELEPISDSEKLQLQLEAKDYQESLLKENSEESTNNSSESSKDTPEEEDKKYSKNEEEGEELKHKLPKSNTENTSAFYEFNKNINDRGCNKDSKIIKNWGPQLSSLKLKGLLNHGVTCYTNAAVQAMLHIPAVQHYLFDILRGNYSSTIKPNSVSYTLAETSRKMWNLPLKNKKNGKSSSSSYFDPKRLISRLDDINCMMSEWQQEDSHEYFMSLMSRLQEDSVPRGHKLTESIIYDIFGGLLKQLVTCKSCGEVSKTEQPFYDLSLHLKGKRKLHSSEENVGTTTNALADTDSSNAKQTQDNLVANSISSKTTSDTNTSFASQEGLTRRFSIEKSIRDFFNPELIKVDKEKKGYVCEKCNKTTNATKRSTILRAPETLLIHLKKFRFNGTSSSKMKQAVSYPMFLDLTEFCEAGKDSILPVKYQLLSVVVHEGRSLSSGHYIAHCKQPDGSWATYDDEYINKISEREMLKEPNAYYLLYTRLTPHEVSLSSNHVTAKQLAIPMSNTNNTSSVTSSPVVNKKTISQRSQVSNNNNNNNNNNNNNNNNNNNNKNKKKWKQNKRRKLKK from the coding sequence ATGGCTGCCCAGGATACCATCAAACCCCTAGTGGACAGAATCTTGGCCAATCCTCTGGCATTCATGACTGCTAAAAATACAGCTGGAACTTCTAGTGAAGTGAATAGCAATTATATAATCATCGGCGCTAAATCCAAGAATGAGGATAGATCTAACGACGCTAAGGTTAGTCATGCAGATCTGAGTGATACATTAGAGGATATTGATACTGGTGCTAATGAGTctatgaaaaataaatatcacaagaaaaatttacccAAATCAATGGCAGAGGCATTAGCGATGTATTCTCAAACACCGATTACAAAAAAGGCTGTATATTCTAGTAAGAAGGCTGCTAAGAATAAGAATGATACTAACGATGATATTTTGTTAAGTGACACTGATGTCAACGAGACTCAAAACAATGCTAGTGTCAATGGCGCTATTAATGCTACTGTgtcttcttcttcctctgaagatgaagaaatatttcacGAGGCTAGAGAATACGCTACTAGCCCGGCTACGGACTCTTCTGAGACAggtaatttaaataatgttaaTGTTAATGTTAACAAAATTTTGAACACCCACCATATTCAAAAAACTTCTAATAATCAAGAGCTTTCCACAGATTTTACTGAAGATTTGGGGGAAGATCTGGGAGAGGATATCGGTGAAGATCTTGGTGAGGATATTGATAAAGCTAGCCATGAAGACGATAATGAAAACATAAGTGAAGACTTAGGTCTAAGTACTGGTACTCAATCAGCTCAACAACTGAGGGTAATGAACTCTACTATAGAAACTAATACAGAAGGTAATGCTGAGACTAGTAGTAATGAAGACAAGGAGGGTGAGGAAGCCACAgatgatattgaagatgaagccgaagatgatgatgaagattttaatgaagatgTTAACAACCTTTCCTCTACAGTATCCGAACAGTCTCAAGAAGACAGTATAAAGATATCTACTAAAACCGAAGATGACATggatattgatgatgagTTAGAACCTATTTCAGACtctgaaaaattacaattacaaCTGGAGGCAAAAGATTATCAAGAATCCCTTCTAAAAGAAAACTCAGAAGAGAGTACCAATAATAGCAGCGAATCTTCAAAAGACACtccagaagaagaagacaAGAAATACtctaaaaatgaagaagaaggtGAAGAATTGAAGCataaattaccaaaatCTAATACTGAAAATACTTCAGCTTTttatgaatttaataaaaatattaatgatagaGGTTGTAATAAAGAttctaaaataattaaaaattgggGTCCACAATTATCTAGCCTGAAATTAAAAGGATTACTGAATCATGGGGTGACTTGCTATACAAATGCTGCAGTCCAAGCTATGCTTCATATACCTGCTGTTCAGCATTATTTGTTCGATATATTACGCGGTAACTATAGCTCAACTATTAAGCCAAATTCTGTATCTTATACTTTGGCTGAGACTAGTAGAAAAATGTGGAATTTACctttaaagaataaaaaaaatggcaAATCTTCCAGTAGCTCTTATTTTGATCCAAAAAGATTAATATCGAGATTAGATGATATTAACTGTATGATGAGTGAATGGCAACAAGAAGATTCACATGAATACTTTATGTCATTAATGTCACGGTTACAAGAAGATTCAGTTCCAAGAGGTCATAAGCTGACAGAATCCATCAtttatgatatttttgGAGGACTATTAAAGCAATTGGTCACTTGTAAATCCTGTGGTGAAGTGTCTAAAACAGAACAACCATTTTACGATCTTTCATTACATTTGAAAGGTAAACGTAAACTTCATTCATCTGAAGAAAATGTTGGTACCACTACTAACGCTTTAGCTGATACTGATTCATCTAATGCTAAACAAACTCAAGATAATTTAGTCGCAAACTcaatatcttcaaaaaCTACTAGTGATACCAACACATCATTCGCTTCTCAAGAAGGTCTTACTCGCAGATTCTCTATTGAAAAGTCTATAAGAGATTTCTTTAATCCCGAATTGATTAAAGTGGATAAGGAAAAGAAAGGTTACGTTTGTGAAAAATGTAATAAAACTACGAATGCAACAAAACGTAGTACGATCTTAAGAGCTCCAGAAACATTATTAATccatttaaagaaatttagatttaatGGTACTTCATCATCTAAAATGAAGCAAGCTGTCTCCTATCCGATGTTTTTAGATTTAACTGAATTTTGTGAAGCCGGTAAAGACTCTATATTACCCGTCAAATATCAGTTATTAAGTGTTGTTGTTCATGAAGGTCGCTCCTTATCTTCAGGTCATTATATTGCTCATTGCAAGCAGCCCGATGGCTCTTGGGCTACATATGATGACGAATACATCAATAAGATCTCAGAAAGAGAGATGCTGAAGGAACCAAACGCTTACTATCTGCTATACACTCGCTTAACTCCACATGAAGTCTCTCTGTCTTCAAATCATGTTACTGCTAAACAGTTAGCAATTCCAATGTCAAATACTAACAATACTAGCAGCGTAACATCATCTCCTGTagtgaataaaaaaactatttCACAGAGATCACaagtttctaataataataataataataataataataataataataataataataataataataataataaaaataaaaagaaatggaAACAAAATAAGagaagaaaattgaaaaaataa
- the TIM22 gene encoding translocation channel protein TIM22 (similar to Saccharomyces cerevisiae TIM22 (YDL217C); ancestral locus Anc_2.65): MGYRGFGLEQLSPPSNRPFNQLTQDEQAEKGAQMMLNFMSSCPGKFAVSGVTGFALGGVFGLFMASMQYDTPLHTSLPGVPNAVKNISDLPFKQQVKLQFADMGKRSWSSAKNFGYMGMIYSGAECVIESIRAKNDIYNGVWAGCVTGGGLAYKSGPQAAALGCAGFAAFSTAIELYMRSEDGAPPKNDFDA; encoded by the coding sequence ATGGGATATAGAGGGTTTGGCTTAGAGCAATTATCTCCACCGTCTAATAGGCCGTTTAACCAACTAACACAAGATGAACAGGCAGAAAAGGGTGCTCAAATGATGTTAAATTTCATGTCATCATGCCCTGGGAAATTTGCAGTGTCTGGTGTTACTGGGTTTGCACTTGGTGGGGTATTTGGGCTATTCATGGCATCCATGCAATATGATACACCGCTTCATACGTCTTTACCAGGAGTTCCAAATGctgttaaaaatatatctgaCTTACCATTCAAACAGCAAGTTAAGTTACAATTCGCTGATATGGGAAAACGGTCGTGGTCCAGTGCCAAGAATTTTGGGTACATGGGTATGATTTATTCCGGAGCTGAGTGTGTAATTGAATCCATTAGAGCTAAGAACGATATTTATAACGGGGTTTGGGCAGGCTGTGTGACAGGCGGAGGACTGGCATACAAATCTGGTCCCCAAGCTGCTGCATTGGGTTGTGCAGGGTTTGCTGCGTTCTCAACTGCTATAGAACTTTATATGAGAAGTGAAGATGGCGCCCCACCAAAGAACGATTTTGATGcatga
- the KAR1 gene encoding Kar1p (similar to Saccharomyces cerevisiae KAR1 (YNL188W); ancestral locus Anc_2.64), producing MSDNIKKESDKRISYLRERLGHAVEKNKELIADKNNGIFKTKLHYRTHSDSDNSIDSKSFIREPRELEKRYPLNQTSTDIDENEIKNSPSFRYSRDSNTNSNLEDVLKNDTILSTPIPGKNDIPKLEKNQNTEIELMSETHNTNRKFLSNVDNIELTPRLIRSLTPLSGINQKRTHLGGINNNVNTKDPRVSMSQLSNSKISQIKKVLGNPVPLNYPKPNSMTYQSMSFHKDEDISHQESFLRDNKRKLTSFQKPIQTKWENILKRQRQNEQNQDIWGKNKGIEIHTLNDIENLPFGNNKEKDGLIKADNSLSENDSNSYVNLVNGSRRRIRSTNNLYKYDGHNDDQLSNISSRREKRQSIIQISGLEDTPVIRRLQNEMQINKRKIDILYETLQLHGDTTIPSKQQQVGEDSSACSTCNINNVSQTRVRCIYWTVLIIILIISNIIVFFICNI from the coding sequence ATGTctgataatataaaaaaagaaagtgATAAACGAATATCTTATTTGAGAGAGCGACTTGGCCATGCTGTggagaaaaataaagaattgattGCAGATAAAAACAATGGaattttcaaaacaaaactACATTATAGAACACATAGTGATTCCGATAATTCTATAGATTCAAAGTCATTCATACGAGAGCCAAGAGAACTTGAAAAGAGATATCCCTTGAATCAGACATCTACCGATATAGATGAGAACGAAATCAAAAATTCGCCATCCTTTAGATATAGTAGAGATAGCAACACTAACTCTAATTTAGAAGATGTGCTTAAGAATGACACAATATTATCGACACCTATCCCGGGCAAAAATGATATTCCCAAGTTGGAAAAGAACCAAAACACTGAAATAGAGCTTATGAGTGAAACCCATAATACAAATCGTAAATTTTTGTCTAACGtagataatattgaattgaCGCCTCGTTTGATTAGAAGTTTAACTCCATTATCAGGAATTAACCAAAAAAGGACGCATCTTGGCggtattaataataatgttaatACAAAAGACCCCAGAGTTTCTATGAGTCAGTTAAGTAATAGCAAGATTTcccaaataaaaaaagttttagGCAATCCTGTGCCACTAAATTATCCCAAGCCAAATTCAATGACATATCAAAGTATGTCATTTCATAAGGACGAAGATATCTCACATCAAGAATCGTTTCTAAGAGATAACAAGAGAAAATTAACGTCATTTCAAAAGCCTATCCAAACTAAATGGGAAAATATCTTGAAGCGACAGAGACAAAACGAGCAAAATCAAGATATCTGGGGCAAAAACAAAGGTATAGAAATACATACATTAAACGATATTGAAAATCTTCCGTTTGGGAAtaacaaagaaaaagatgGATTAATAAAAGctgataattctttatcagAGAATGATTCTAACAGTTATGTGAACTTGGTAAATGGAAGCAGAAGGAGAATAAGGTCAACCAACAATCTCTATAAATATGATGGTCATAATGATGatcaattatcaaatatctCGAGTCGAAGAGAAAAAAGACAAAgcattattcaaatttccGGTTTAGAAGATACCCCAGTAATACGACGACTTCAAAATGAAATgcaaattaataaaagaaagataGATATTCTTTATGAAACTCTGCAGCTTCATGGTGACACAACTATACCATCAAAACAACAGCAGGTGGGGGAGGATTCAAGTGCTTGTAGCACGtgtaatattaataatgtatCTCAAACGCGGGTACGATGTATTTATTGGAcagttttaataataattttaattatatctaatatcattgttttttttatatgtAATATTTAG
- the TBLA0B09790 gene encoding uncharacterized protein (similar to Saccharomyces cerevisiae SRP1 (YNL189W); ancestral locus Anc_2.63) produces MTSESNNNNNNNNKTNAYRIKKYKNKKRFNHNELKRRNHQKHIETRKAFRDEYLSKRNVIDAAMAEKYPCSRINSIFLRSNYNMDGLIGYFNTNITDTTYDFNLNYYVDIASNDFETELPRIASKLSHSGSDSICSILVKLRQLLHLQTAINSTSIIRSGIIPKLVHCVDPGAPQQIQCNSICCLRIISSFSNDSISLMVDLNIILRLISLLYSTSDEIKEQSVWILGNIASNSVYNRHLVIYNKSVRILVGLLNNRNSYQTSMVRIISWTLANLCKDISSKETYYEDKEELLRIVPFLSSLLLSPDFRIVLNAARVASYLIDEEESTIQYFLDNRVVEVLINILNTDMVKIRKLILQTLVKISMGSDDQVRNIIDFGLLPLIKSSLDNKGYVGKKNTIWIISNICCGKIENIKEVINIGIIPLLIDILKYDVVDRKIEVCWVIYNCVTVVETEYEIIDYLLDQDFIRPLSDCLEISDNTIVILVLEIFAKILNFEFIKDKIVNKKIFSKNFETSFIFEKIIELALHKNKAISNLSKTFIRLSQEGNCEMQRCYPQTSELKYVD; encoded by the coding sequence ATGACCTCGGAAagcaacaataataataataataataataaaactaatgcttatagaattaaaaaatataagaataaaaagagATTTAATCAcaatgaattgaaaagaagaaatcaTCAAAAACATATTGAAACAAGAAAGGCATTTAGAGATGAATATCTTTCAAAGCGAAATGTTATTGACGCAGCAATGGCTGAAAAATATCCTTGCAGTagaataaattcaatttttttaaggtCAAATTATAACATGGATGGCTTAATTGGCTATTTCAACACAAACATCACTGATACAACATATGATTTCAATCTTAACTATTACGTTGATATTGCTTCTAATGACTTCGAAACTGAATTACCCAGAATTGCTTCCAAATTAAGTCATTCAGGATCAGATAGCATTTGTTCAATCTTGGTAAAACTAAGGCAATTGTTACATCTGCAGACCGCAATCAATTCAACATCTATCATTCGATCCGGAATAATTCCTAAATTAGTTCATTGTGTAGACCCTGGTGCTCCTCAGCAAATTCAGTGTAACTCAATTTGCTGTTTGAGAATCATCAGTTCTTTCTCAAATGACAGTATATCTCTCATGGTggatttgaatattattctCAGATTAATTAGCCTATTATATTCTACATcagatgaaattaaagagCAGTCTGTTTGGATTCTAGGAAATATTGCTTCTAATTCTGTATACAATAGGCATTTGGTAATATACAATAAAAGTGTTAGGATCCTAGTGGGATTacttaataatagaaatagcTATCAAACTTCAATGGTACGGATAATCTCTTGGACTCTGGCAAATTTATGCAAAGATATTAGTTCAAAGGAGACATATTATgaagataaagaagaattattaagaaTAGTACCGTTtctttcttcattattattatcacctgattttagaattgttttaaatgcAGCTCGTGTTGCTTCCTATTTAatagatgaagaagaatctacaattcaatattttttagatAATAGGGTTGTAGAGGTATTaatcaatatattaaataccGATATGGTAAAAATTAGAAagctaattcttcaaactTTAGTGAAAATTAGCATGGGAAGTGACGATCAAGtgagaaatattattgatttcGGACTTCTTCCTCTTATTAAAAGCAGTTTGGATAATAAAGGATATGTGGGGAAAAAGAATAcaatttggattatttctaatatttgttGTGGGAagatagaaaatataaaagaagtTATTAATATAGGAATTATACctttattaatagataTATTAAAGTATGACGTTGTAGACAGGAAAATAGAAGTATGTTGGGTGATTTATAATTGTGTTACTGTGGTTGAAACTGAGTATGAAATAATAGATTACTTACTTGATCAAGATTTTATTAGGCCATTATCAGACTGTCTTGAAATTAGCGATAATACAATAGTAATTCTTGTTTTAGAGATTTTTGCTAAAATACTGAATTTTGagtttattaaagataaaattgtgaataagaaaatattttcaaaaaatttcgAAACTTCTTtcatatttgaaaagattATTGAACTAGCATTACATAAAAATAAGGCAATCTCGAATCTATCAAAGACATTCATAAGATTATCACAAGAAGGTAACTGTGAAATGCAACGTTGTTATCCTCAAACATCAGAGTTGAAATATGTAGACTAA
- the TBLA0B09800 gene encoding uncharacterized protein (similar to Saccharomyces cerevisiae YNL190W; ancestral locus Anc_2.62) — translation MRYSAVSLTLLATLASFAVAKDKDTTEENKEVTTLTSRLPFTDTTHNTKKYGKFNKTKKSHKPTISGTKKYGKFNKTKKSHKPTISGTKKYGKFNKTKKSHKPTISGTHKYGKFNKTKKSHKPTISGTHKYGKFNKTKKSHKPTISGTHKYGKFNKTKKSHKTHFKRDIITEAPERPQETEPVEVEFETEDIETRARIVERDIENVAGMNSMNIFGMAAGPALVAGALLLL, via the coding sequence ATGAGATATTCAGCAGTTTCCTTGACTTTATTGGCTACTTTGGCCTCTTTTGCTGTAGCTAAAGATAAAGATACTACTGAAGAAAACAAAGAGGTCACTACCTTGACTTCTCGTTTACCATTCACTGATACCACTCACAACACCAAGAAGTACGGTAAATTCAACAAGACTAAGAAATCTCACAAGCCAACTATCTCTGGTACTAAGAAATACggtaaattcaataaaacCAAGAAATCTCATAAGCCAACTATATCAGGTACTAAGAAATACGGTAAATTCAACAAGACTAAGAAATCTCACAAACCAACTATTTCTGGTACTCACAAATATGGTAAATTCAACAAAACCAAGAAATCTCACAAACCAACTATTTCTGGTACTCATAAATATGGTAAATTCAACAAAACCAAGAAATCTCACAAACCAACTATTTCTGGTACTCACAAATATGGTAAATTCAACAAAACCAAGAAATCTCACAAAACCCATTTCAAGAGAGATATCATCACCGAAGCCCCAGAAAGACCACAAGAAACAGAACCAGTTGAAgttgaatttgaaactgaagatattgaaaCCCGTGCCAGAATTGTTGAAAGAGATATCGAAAATGTGGCTGGTATGAACTCtatgaatatatttggTATGGCTGCTGGTCCTGCTCTTGTTGCCGGtgctttattattattatag